One part of the Deltaproteobacteria bacterium genome encodes these proteins:
- a CDS encoding NAD(P)-binding domain-containing protein, with amino-acid sequence MISQEQICQVLEMVDGIVDIILMDAEIKVVGWEKAWILFHERVKKSRLLTFKPNDLTADALDVLLAQTILPLIGKKVAVIGAGNLGSKIALKLVERGCHVVLTRRDPEKLKKIAEGLNAIKSAHTKSEIHFTVDNCEACREADVVIGATAGTGAITREMIATMRTPGLIIDAGNGTILSEALEEAGRRGIRVLCLFMKPAYDGTIKTLFEVQNLIQKMERRCIGDFFILSGGVLGQKGDIIVDDVRSPKRILAIADGCGDVIPNIQEPAFRKNIAAVEALIGGEGKL; translated from the coding sequence GTGATATCCCAAGAACAGATCTGCCAAGTTTTAGAAATGGTCGATGGAATTGTGGACATCATATTGATGGATGCAGAGATAAAGGTTGTGGGATGGGAGAAAGCTTGGATCCTTTTCCATGAAAGAGTTAAAAAAAGTCGTCTTCTCACATTCAAACCAAATGATTTGACGGCGGATGCATTGGACGTTCTTTTGGCGCAAACAATCCTCCCACTTATCGGAAAAAAAGTGGCGGTGATTGGTGCCGGTAATTTGGGGAGTAAAATTGCGCTCAAATTAGTGGAGAGGGGTTGTCATGTGGTATTGACGAGACGCGATCCCGAAAAATTAAAAAAAATCGCGGAGGGGCTTAATGCGATCAAATCAGCCCATACGAAATCGGAGATTCACTTTACTGTGGACAACTGTGAGGCCTGCCGGGAGGCGGATGTGGTGATCGGTGCCACAGCCGGTACGGGAGCCATCACGCGGGAGATGATTGCGACTATGCGTACACCCGGTCTTATTATTGATGCGGGTAATGGAACCATTTTGTCAGAGGCGTTGGAAGAGGCGGGTAGGCGGGGTATTCGAGTTTTGTGTCTTTTCATGAAACCAGCTTATGATGGAACGATCAAAACTCTTTTTGAAGTTCAAAATCTCATTCAAAAAATGGAACGGCGTTGTATAGGCGATTTCTTTATTCTCTCCGGCGGTGTTTTGGGACAAAAAGGAGATATTATTGTGGATGATGTTCGCAGTCCTAAACGTATTTTGGCCATTGCCGATGGGTGCGGAGATGTTATACCTAACATTCAAGAACCGGCGTTTCGCAAAAATATTGCGGCAGTTGAAGCTCTGATTGGTGGAGAGGGGAAATTATGA
- a CDS encoding PIG-L family deacetylase — MRVLVVGAHPDDEVLGIGSTIAKHAAQGDEVYACFLCEHVDARKNKPNHTLF, encoded by the coding sequence ATGAGAGTTCTGGTAGTGGGTGCGCATCCCGACGACGAAGTTTTAGGTATAGGAAGCACAATCGCAAAACATGCCGCACAGGGAGATGAGGTTTACGCCTGTTTTTTGTGTGAGCATGTTGATGCGCGCAAAAATAAACCCAACCACACGCTTTTTTAG
- a CDS encoding PIG-L family deacetylase has protein sequence MGIKDILFFDFPNIKMNTVSTLDIVQAIEKAIVEVRPEVVYTHHRGDVNDDHRVVSEATMAAIRLPERGTVPGLPRNLIRRVLCYPAPSSTDWAPLYPDTAFLPNVFVDIKGFLETKIKALQCYGNVMREYPHPRSIEAVTAQAKVYGVQAGLEMAEAFVLIRELKI, from the coding sequence TTGGGTATCAAAGATATTCTCTTTTTCGATTTCCCCAATATTAAAATGAACACGGTGTCTACGTTGGATATTGTTCAAGCTATTGAAAAGGCCATTGTTGAGGTGAGGCCGGAAGTTGTGTACACGCATCACCGGGGAGATGTGAACGACGATCATCGTGTTGTTTCTGAGGCAACCATGGCCGCCATTCGGCTTCCGGAGCGGGGGACTGTTCCGGGACTTCCAAGAAATTTGATTCGGAGGGTATTGTGCTATCCGGCGCCTTCCTCGACGGATTGGGCGCCTCTCTATCCTGACACAGCCTTTTTGCCCAACGTTTTTGTCGACATTAAAGGTTTTTTGGAAACGAAAATTAAAGCGCTTCAATGTTACGGTAATGTGATGCGAGAGTATCCTCATCCGCGTTCCATCGAAGCGGTCACGGCGCAAGCCAAAGTATACGGGGTTCAAGCGGGGCTGGAGATGGCGGAAGCGTTTGTGCTGATTCGGGAATTAAAAATATAA